The following are encoded together in the Carboxydothermus pertinax genome:
- a CDS encoding ECF transporter S component: MNIRTLTTLAILIALSAVGAFIKVPSPTGTVALDSLPGYFAALYLSPGLGALVAALGHLLSAATAGFPLTLPLHLLVALEMAIFAAVFGVLGKRNVIVGIVVATLLNGVIAPLSFALMPKFGMAFFTAMVVPLLVASFVNILLAGLTARALRGKTER; this comes from the coding sequence ATGAATATCAGAACCCTTACTACTTTAGCAATTTTAATTGCCTTAAGCGCCGTTGGCGCCTTTATTAAAGTTCCCAGTCCTACCGGAACCGTAGCTTTGGATAGTTTACCCGGTTATTTTGCTGCCCTTTATTTGTCCCCGGGTTTGGGAGCTTTGGTGGCTGCTTTAGGACATTTACTTTCCGCCGCTACTGCAGGTTTTCCCCTGACCTTACCGCTCCACCTGTTAGTTGCGCTGGAGATGGCCATTTTTGCTGCGGTATTTGGAGTTTTAGGTAAGCGCAATGTTATTGTAGGTATTGTGGTGGCTACCTTATTAAATGGAGTCATAGCTCCCCTTTCCTTTGCCCTTATGCCCAAATTTGGTATGGCCTTTTTCACCGCCATGGTAGTACCCCTGTTGGTGGCATCGTTTGTTAATATTTTGCTGGCCGGTTTAACTGCCCGGGCTCTTCGTGGAAAAACGGAGAGATGA
- a CDS encoding pyridoxal phosphate-dependent aminotransferase gives MLEHGGNKQLFYEKYGVLPRYDFSANLNPLGPPRDALKLLRENLKELISTYPDYRYRELEKAAYGYFQKEEVVLGNGASSLLNYLLFYLKPSRGLIIGPTFNLYEKTLRNRGIPVEKLDCALEEKGYSNARAYLLQKGRKGDLLFICRPNNPDGSAWPVSELFKLIALCQEKGIKLLLDESFADFMEDEREIFWRNSGKLKDVFILISLTKIFAIPGLRLGALILPEKDYKDFKKFLPEWEINNLAAEIGPVLLAQRDYLLKTRTLVKKEREYLSQNLFRLGFQVLPSKANFLMAYLPESISSEQLLSELAKYRIAVRPLQNFGLKREAVRIAVKTRKENRVLINALKNILFKEVF, from the coding sequence ATGCTTGAACACGGAGGAAATAAGCAACTTTTTTACGAAAAATACGGGGTTTTACCGCGTTACGATTTTAGCGCCAATTTAAACCCCCTGGGTCCACCCAGAGACGCTCTTAAACTTTTGCGGGAAAACTTAAAGGAGTTAATTTCTACCTATCCCGATTACCGGTACCGGGAGTTAGAAAAGGCAGCTTACGGGTATTTTCAAAAGGAAGAAGTAGTTCTGGGAAACGGGGCTTCGTCCCTTTTAAACTATTTACTTTTTTATCTAAAACCTTCCCGGGGGTTAATTATCGGACCTACTTTTAACCTTTACGAAAAAACGCTAAGAAATCGCGGAATACCGGTAGAAAAGCTGGACTGTGCTTTAGAGGAGAAAGGGTATAGTAATGCCAGGGCTTATCTTTTACAAAAAGGCCGGAAGGGAGATTTATTGTTTATTTGCCGGCCGAACAACCCCGATGGCTCTGCCTGGCCCGTAAGTGAATTATTTAAATTAATTGCTTTATGTCAGGAAAAAGGGATAAAGCTTCTTTTAGATGAAAGTTTTGCCGATTTTATGGAAGATGAGAGGGAAATCTTTTGGCGAAATTCCGGTAAGCTAAAAGATGTCTTTATCTTAATTTCCCTTACCAAAATTTTTGCCATTCCCGGCTTAAGGCTTGGAGCTTTAATCTTACCGGAAAAGGATTATAAAGATTTTAAAAAATTTTTACCCGAGTGGGAGATAAATAATCTGGCAGCGGAGATAGGGCCGGTACTTTTGGCCCAGAGGGATTATCTGTTAAAAACCAGGACTTTAGTAAAAAAAGAAAGGGAGTATTTAAGCCAAAATCTTTTTCGTCTTGGCTTTCAGGTTTTGCCGTCCAAAGCAAATTTTTTAATGGCTTATCTTCCTGAAAGTATCAGCTCAGAACAGCTTCTTTCTGAACTGGCAAAATACCGGATAGCTGTAAGACCGCTTCAAAATTTTGGCTTGAAACGGGAAGCGGTGCGGATTGCGGTAAAAACCCGGAAAGAAAACCGGGTGCTGATAAATGCCTTAAAAAATATTTTATTCAAGGAGGTTTTTTAA
- a CDS encoding cobyrinate a,c-diamide synthase, whose amino-acid sequence MKGFIISGTATGAGKSTLTVGILAALKHLGLKVQAFKAGPDYLDPTYHRLALAKPTYNLDEILTSPGLVRRLFYEKAKAADVAVVEGVMGLFDGRDEQFSGSTYRLAKLLNLPVILVVDAQNLGTTVAAQVYGYLKFKKDIKIAGIILNKVSGKNHEEHLLSALKPLGVKVFGVFYQNELSRLKSRHLGLIPATEEQNIVEIIKEIKDKVLAKINFADLLATLPELTVPKKLPAIKYPDLKGKRVAYAFDKAFNFYYQEAIEYLRRSNVEVFAVSPLNDSDFPPVDLLFLGGGYPELFARDLFLNQKFIQNLKKKIQGGLRVYAECGGFIYLTSGVKVKEQTYPLTGILPGEMKLIDKLQGLGYYQGKAVGGFLGQNFQKELTGHKFHYSTYSGPQDNPAYLLRKNGREAFDGVARDNIFASFLHLNFYGKADLVKALVGGRKG is encoded by the coding sequence ATGAAAGGATTTATAATAAGTGGTACCGCTACCGGAGCAGGCAAGAGTACCCTAACCGTTGGGATATTGGCAGCTTTAAAACACTTGGGCTTAAAGGTGCAGGCCTTTAAGGCTGGGCCTGATTACCTGGATCCTACCTACCACCGTTTAGCGCTTGCTAAACCTACCTATAACCTCGATGAGATCCTGACTTCTCCGGGATTGGTTCGCCGTCTTTTTTACGAAAAAGCTAAAGCAGCGGACGTAGCGGTAGTGGAGGGGGTAATGGGCTTATTTGATGGCCGGGACGAACAGTTTTCCGGGAGCACTTACCGTTTGGCCAAGCTTTTAAATCTTCCGGTAATTTTAGTGGTTGACGCCCAGAATCTTGGTACCACCGTAGCAGCTCAAGTTTACGGTTATCTTAAATTTAAAAAAGATATCAAAATTGCCGGGATTATTTTAAACAAAGTTTCGGGGAAAAACCATGAGGAACATCTTTTATCGGCCTTAAAGCCGTTGGGGGTTAAGGTTTTTGGGGTGTTTTACCAAAACGAACTTTCCAGACTTAAATCCAGGCATTTAGGCCTTATCCCGGCCACCGAAGAGCAAAATATCGTAGAAATTATTAAAGAAATAAAAGATAAAGTGCTGGCAAAAATTAATTTTGCTGACTTGCTGGCAACTTTACCGGAGTTAACTGTTCCGAAAAAGCTTCCGGCAATTAAATACCCCGATTTAAAAGGAAAGCGCGTAGCGTATGCCTTTGATAAAGCTTTTAATTTTTATTACCAGGAGGCAATTGAGTATTTGAGAAGATCTAACGTCGAAGTCTTTGCGGTAAGTCCCTTAAACGATTCCGATTTTCCTCCCGTAGACTTACTTTTTTTGGGGGGTGGTTATCCCGAGCTTTTTGCCAGGGACTTATTTTTAAACCAAAAATTTATCCAGAATTTAAAAAAGAAAATCCAGGGTGGTCTTAGAGTTTATGCGGAATGCGGCGGTTTTATTTATTTAACTTCCGGCGTTAAGGTTAAGGAGCAAACTTATCCTTTGACCGGTATTTTACCCGGGGAAATGAAATTAATCGATAAACTTCAGGGCCTGGGGTATTACCAGGGAAAAGCCGTTGGAGGATTTTTGGGGCAAAACTTTCAGAAAGAGCTCACTGGGCATAAATTTCATTATTCCACTTATTCAGGGCCGCAGGACAATCCTGCGTATCTCTTACGGAAAAACGGACGGGAAGCCTTTGATGGGGTGGCAAGAGACAATATTTTTGCCTCGTTTTTACATCTTAATTTCTACGGTAAGGCCGATTTAGTAAAGGCCCTTGTAGGTGGAAGAAAAGGATGA
- a CDS encoding precorrin-8X methylmutase: protein MNYKFLNNPKEIEQKSFAIIESLTGLGNTPEDQVIKRAIHASGDPDIRKDFRFHPAAINQGLVALTKKNLIITDVEMVRAGITGYDGEVVCLIREERIKRKALEKNVTRAYQAMMELKDKMDGAVIAIGNAPTALLAVIELIKTGVEPALVVGVPVGFVGAKESKELLLNCDVPYITLLGYKGGSTIAAAIVNALIKLSRTGGK, encoded by the coding sequence ATGAATTATAAATTTTTAAATAATCCAAAAGAGATTGAACAAAAAAGCTTTGCCATTATTGAAAGCTTAACGGGACTTGGCAATACTCCTGAAGACCAGGTAATTAAACGGGCCATCCATGCTTCGGGTGACCCGGATATTAGAAAGGATTTTCGTTTTCATCCCGCGGCAATCAATCAGGGACTTGTTGCTTTAACAAAGAAAAATCTGATTATCACCGATGTGGAAATGGTCCGGGCTGGAATTACCGGTTATGACGGCGAGGTAGTTTGCTTGATCCGGGAGGAAAGAATTAAGAGAAAAGCTTTGGAGAAGAATGTTACTCGGGCGTATCAGGCGATGATGGAATTAAAAGATAAAATGGACGGAGCAGTTATAGCAATTGGTAATGCCCCGACTGCTCTTTTAGCGGTGATTGAACTCATAAAGACCGGGGTAGAGCCGGCGCTGGTGGTGGGAGTGCCGGTGGGCTTTGTGGGAGCAAAAGAAAGTAAGGAACTTTTGCTGAACTGTGATGTGCCGTATATCACTTTACTGGGCTATAAAGGAGGCAGTACCATTGCGGCAGCAATAGTTAATGCTTTAATTAAATTATCCAGGACCGGAGGGAAATAA
- a CDS encoding sirohydrochlorin chelatase, producing the protein MEKAVVLLAHGSRVAQAVEKFREVVGKLRERFPFRLEEAFMVRANPNLKEALLRLYQEGYQEIAIFPVFLFEGLHLVHDIPEEIDQLKAQYPNLKITVFKPLGENEQFIEFLTAVLEDEL; encoded by the coding sequence ATGGAAAAAGCAGTAGTTTTGCTGGCTCACGGTTCCCGGGTGGCGCAAGCGGTGGAGAAATTTCGCGAAGTGGTAGGAAAGTTAAGGGAGCGCTTTCCCTTCCGGCTCGAGGAGGCGTTCATGGTAAGGGCTAATCCCAATTTAAAGGAAGCGCTTTTAAGGTTGTATCAGGAAGGATACCAGGAAATAGCCATTTTCCCGGTTTTTCTATTTGAGGGTCTTCATTTAGTGCACGATATTCCGGAAGAAATTGACCAGTTAAAAGCCCAGTATCCCAATTTAAAAATCACGGTTTTTAAACCTTTAGGCGAAAACGAACAGTTTATCGAGTTTTTAACGGCGGTGTTGGAAGATGAATTATAA
- a CDS encoding cobyric acid synthase: protein MARAIMFQGTASHVGKSVLTLALARVLYQDGFKVAPFKAQNMALNSYVTLDGGEMGRAQVAQAEACGLEPRVEMNPVLLKPSSDKGSQVIVLGKPVGHYSAKSYHLERRSMVWEAVKKAYETLAQEFDFIVIEGAGSPAEVNLKASDIANMKTAFLANAPVILVADIDRGGALASLVGTMELLEPEERKRVCGFILNKFRGDLELLKPALTFLEEKTGVPVLGVMPYIPELLIPEEDSVSLEETVSNREKDLKIGVLWYPRISNFTDFEIFQYEPDVELIYIKTLQDFRDDFDLVILPGSKNTVADLNYLKQRGLDQKLYAYVKKGKPLIGICGGLQMLGEKILDPDLVEGKETEVKALGILDTVTEFRGDKITRRTSTRVTRADGYFFLQREEISGYEIHHGRTFLSGERSDVLDNRENPLVFACGRVLGTYLHGIFDNDLFRHRLLNRLRREKGLGDLENRPTSLKNLRLENYDKIGRVFRENVNLKKIYEILGI from the coding sequence ATGGCCAGGGCGATAATGTTTCAGGGAACCGCCAGCCATGTAGGAAAATCGGTGCTGACTTTAGCTTTAGCCCGGGTGCTGTATCAGGACGGCTTTAAAGTTGCCCCCTTTAAAGCACAAAATATGGCTCTAAATTCCTACGTAACTTTGGATGGCGGAGAAATGGGTAGAGCCCAGGTAGCCCAGGCGGAAGCCTGCGGGTTAGAGCCCCGGGTAGAAATGAACCCGGTGTTATTAAAACCTTCGTCCGATAAAGGGAGCCAGGTTATAGTTTTGGGTAAACCCGTCGGTCACTATTCGGCCAAGAGCTACCATTTAGAACGGCGCAGTATGGTTTGGGAAGCGGTAAAAAAAGCTTACGAAACTTTAGCGCAAGAATTTGATTTTATTGTGATTGAAGGTGCTGGAAGTCCGGCGGAAGTAAATTTAAAAGCTTCCGACATTGCCAATATGAAAACCGCTTTTTTAGCCAATGCTCCGGTTATTTTAGTGGCCGATATTGACCGGGGAGGAGCTCTTGCTTCCCTGGTGGGGACAATGGAACTTTTAGAGCCCGAGGAAAGGAAAAGGGTGTGCGGCTTTATCTTAAATAAATTCCGGGGAGACCTGGAATTATTAAAGCCTGCCCTGACTTTTTTGGAAGAAAAAACCGGTGTTCCGGTTTTGGGGGTAATGCCTTATATACCCGAATTGTTAATTCCCGAAGAAGATTCGGTAAGTTTGGAAGAAACTGTTAGTAACCGGGAGAAAGATTTAAAAATTGGCGTGTTGTGGTACCCCAGGATTTCCAATTTTACCGATTTTGAAATATTCCAGTATGAACCGGACGTGGAGCTTATTTACATCAAAACTCTTCAGGATTTTCGGGACGATTTTGATCTGGTAATATTGCCGGGAAGTAAAAACACCGTAGCCGATTTAAACTATTTAAAACAAAGGGGCCTTGACCAAAAGCTTTACGCTTATGTAAAGAAAGGAAAACCCCTGATTGGAATTTGCGGGGGTCTTCAGATGCTTGGAGAAAAGATTTTGGATCCCGATTTGGTGGAGGGCAAGGAAACGGAAGTTAAAGCCTTAGGAATCCTCGATACTGTCACCGAATTTCGCGGGGATAAAATTACCCGGCGGACAAGTACCCGGGTTACCAGGGCCGATGGCTATTTCTTTCTCCAGAGGGAAGAAATCTCCGGCTATGAAATTCACCACGGTCGAACTTTTCTTTCAGGGGAAAGAAGTGATGTATTGGATAATAGGGAAAATCCGTTGGTATTTGCCTGCGGCAGAGTTTTAGGAACTTACCTACATGGTATTTTTGATAACGATCTTTTTCGCCACCGATTGTTAAATCGGTTGCGGCGGGAAAAAGGGCTTGGCGACCTTGAAAATCGCCCGACTTCTTTAAAAAATCTGCGCCTGGAAAATTATGACAAAATAGGCCGGGTGTTCAGGGAAAACGTTAATTTGAAGAAAATTTACGAGATTTTGGGGATCTGA
- the cobU gene encoding bifunctional adenosylcobinamide kinase/adenosylcobinamide-phosphate guanylyltransferase, whose protein sequence is MKVLITGGVRSGKSSFAEKLATSFGEKVVYVATATAGDEEMRERIAKHQSRRPPNWTTVEEPVNLRDVLLTARGDAVLVDCLTLWVTNLLLKEEDVVGKAYEVVEIFPKITVPLIFVTNEVGSGIVPDNPLARKFRDVAGLVNQVFAKYCDEVYLTVAGIPVKIKGVS, encoded by the coding sequence GTGAAGGTGTTAATTACCGGTGGGGTGCGTTCGGGCAAAAGTAGTTTTGCGGAAAAGTTAGCGACCTCTTTCGGGGAAAAAGTGGTATATGTGGCTACCGCTACTGCCGGTGACGAAGAGATGCGTGAGCGGATTGCCAAACATCAAAGCCGTCGTCCCCCTAACTGGACCACGGTGGAGGAGCCGGTAAATTTACGGGACGTTCTTTTAACAGCCCGGGGAGATGCGGTTCTGGTCGATTGTCTAACCCTCTGGGTTACCAATTTACTTCTTAAAGAAGAAGATGTGGTTGGTAAAGCTTATGAAGTGGTAGAAATATTTCCTAAGATTACCGTTCCGCTTATCTTTGTTACCAACGAAGTAGGCTCGGGAATTGTTCCCGATAACCCGTTAGCCCGTAAGTTTAGGGATGTAGCCGGCCTGGTCAACCAAGTTTTTGCTAAGTACTGTGATGAAGTTTACCTTACCGTGGCGGGAATACCGGTAAAAATCAAGGGGGTGAGCTAA
- the cbiB gene encoding adenosylcobinamide-phosphate synthase CbiB: MKVIFLTVLIALILDIVFKDPGQNYHPVALIGRYIAFIEKKLYPKKPIKSALIVRGGLLVGLTLLPVSFIAFVYQHFTQKLPFLFQVVFQGIGLFFAIAPTGLAVSVNTIKNYLKDGNLAEARKSLGMIVSRDTRELPVTEVVRGSLESLAENTSDGVVAPLFWYLIGGLPGVWFYRAVNTLDSMVGYKSERYLYFGRIAAKLDDLLNYLPARMTGVLMVLAAFILRYDWKRAIKTWLRDAKKHPSPNGGIPESVLAGSLGVRLGGENIYHGQKSFRAYLGEPLNPLTPEVIDRALKLFWLTVILMVLLLGVSFLWGEV, from the coding sequence ATGAAAGTAATTTTTCTTACCGTGCTAATTGCCTTAATACTAGACATTGTCTTTAAGGATCCTGGACAAAATTATCACCCGGTAGCTTTAATTGGCCGGTACATTGCTTTTATAGAAAAAAAGCTTTACCCGAAAAAGCCTATCAAGAGCGCTTTAATCGTTCGCGGAGGTTTACTGGTAGGGCTAACCTTATTGCCGGTAAGTTTCATAGCTTTTGTCTACCAGCATTTTACCCAGAAGCTACCTTTTCTTTTCCAGGTTGTTTTTCAGGGGATAGGGCTGTTTTTTGCTATAGCCCCGACCGGTTTGGCTGTTTCGGTTAATACCATAAAAAACTACCTTAAAGACGGTAACCTTGCAGAAGCCCGAAAAAGTCTTGGAATGATTGTAAGCCGTGATACCCGGGAATTACCGGTGACGGAAGTGGTAAGGGGAAGTTTGGAGAGCCTGGCCGAAAATACCAGCGATGGGGTAGTGGCTCCCCTCTTCTGGTATTTAATTGGAGGGCTTCCTGGAGTATGGTTTTACCGGGCTGTAAATACTTTAGACAGCATGGTGGGCTATAAAAGTGAAAGGTATCTTTATTTCGGGCGAATTGCGGCAAAATTGGATGATCTTTTAAATTACCTTCCCGCCCGCATGACGGGAGTTTTAATGGTTTTAGCAGCCTTTATCTTAAGATATGATTGGAAAAGGGCAATAAAAACCTGGCTTAGAGATGCTAAAAAACACCCGAGCCCCAACGGCGGAATTCCCGAAAGCGTCCTGGCGGGAAGTCTTGGGGTCAGGCTTGGAGGCGAAAACATTTACCACGGGCAGAAAAGCTTTCGAGCTTATTTAGGTGAACCGCTAAATCCGTTAACTCCGGAGGTAATCGACAGGGCTTTAAAACTTTTCTGGCTTACGGTAATTTTAATGGTTTTACTTTTAGGGGTTTCTTTTTTGTGGGGTGAGGTGTGA
- a CDS encoding GHMP family kinase ATP-binding protein gives MKIKAYVCGTAGELVQGSIGGKDFLLTAPVNIGNTVEIALNEKLEIPEDRPKIKRLVEIFYSKFSVKHKFTIKVTRNLPEGRGMGSSTADLAGSLAGMLKLSGIRINRGEFLKILTQVEPTDGSFLPGISLVDHRRGSFWYRIAAAKNYKIFWIDTGKAVDTIAFNRREDLKELNRLKEPKVRQALKMVFWGLKTDNSYLFGEGITIDAFAHQLILPKEELFWVYRVGKGLGAVGVNVAHSGSGIGLWFHNSWSREKEEILRKKFSSYTCRVLTLVDGGITLEVQDA, from the coding sequence ATGAAAATAAAAGCGTATGTTTGCGGTACGGCGGGAGAACTGGTTCAGGGAAGTATTGGAGGAAAAGATTTTTTATTAACTGCCCCGGTTAACATAGGGAATACAGTTGAAATTGCTCTTAACGAAAAACTTGAAATTCCCGAAGATCGACCCAAAATCAAGCGGTTAGTAGAAATATTTTACAGTAAATTTTCGGTTAAACATAAATTTACCATAAAAGTTACGAGAAATCTTCCCGAAGGCCGGGGCATGGGCAGCAGCACGGCGGATTTAGCCGGAAGTTTGGCTGGGATGTTAAAGCTAAGTGGAATTAGGATTAACCGCGGGGAGTTTTTAAAAATCTTAACCCAGGTGGAGCCCACCGATGGGAGCTTTCTTCCGGGAATTTCTCTCGTTGACCACCGCCGGGGGAGTTTTTGGTACCGGATAGCGGCGGCAAAAAACTATAAAATATTTTGGATTGATACCGGCAAAGCGGTAGATACGATTGCCTTTAACCGGCGGGAGGACTTAAAGGAACTAAATCGGCTTAAAGAGCCCAAAGTGCGTCAGGCGCTCAAAATGGTGTTCTGGGGTTTAAAAACCGATAATTCGTATCTTTTTGGGGAGGGGATAACCATTGATGCTTTTGCCCACCAGTTAATATTGCCTAAAGAGGAACTTTTCTGGGTTTACAGGGTTGGTAAAGGACTGGGAGCGGTGGGGGTTAACGTGGCCCATAGCGGCAGCGGGATTGGCCTTTGGTTTCATAATTCGTGGTCGCGGGAAAAAGAAGAAATCTTAAGAAAAAAGTTTTCTTCCTATACATGCCGGGTATTAACCCTGGTGGATGGGGGAATTACTTTGGAGGTTCAGGATGCTTGA